The Verrucomicrobiota bacterium genome window below encodes:
- a CDS encoding VCBS repeat-containing protein, with the protein MGREQGNQTKAAFHMNFTRFISCALAGACLLVPNASLGGVAEKSGIGPATVAVRTTTAGAWSDFNGDGMNDLVWQGANGFLAFYIMNGPATRFGLTPYKIESGWEIGGTADFNRDGKADIVLMKTDGSVAFWLMDGTEITRGIVPYKVPAGWRIAGTGDFNADGQPDILLTHTDSSVAFWLMDETTLRTGVVPFKVPGGWQIAAIGDFNGDAQSDLVFVSTEGLVAVWLMDGIKFADSVIPFRMPAGWQLIGAGDFNGDRNTDLVIQTSNQLFAFWLMEKTRFKAAVGPYQLTVDPWRLVGPR; encoded by the coding sequence ATGGGCCGTGAGCAGGGTAATCAGACGAAAGCAGCTTTCCATATGAACTTCACGAGATTCATTTCCTGTGCATTAGCCGGGGCCTGTTTGCTGGTCCCGAATGCCTCCTTGGGCGGCGTGGCCGAGAAATCCGGAATCGGCCCAGCGACGGTGGCCGTTCGAACCACGACCGCCGGCGCGTGGAGCGATTTCAACGGGGACGGCATGAACGACCTCGTCTGGCAAGGCGCGAACGGCTTTCTGGCTTTCTACATTATGAACGGCCCAGCGACTCGCTTCGGTCTCACGCCCTACAAGATCGAGTCCGGATGGGAAATTGGCGGGACGGCGGATTTCAATCGCGACGGCAAGGCGGATATCGTGTTGATGAAGACCGATGGTTCCGTTGCGTTCTGGTTGATGGACGGCACTGAGATTACGCGCGGGATTGTTCCTTACAAAGTGCCGGCAGGCTGGCGAATCGCAGGAACGGGAGATTTCAATGCGGATGGCCAGCCGGACATCCTGTTGACGCACACCGATTCTTCCGTGGCGTTTTGGCTCATGGACGAAACGACCCTTCGCACCGGCGTCGTTCCATTCAAGGTGCCTGGCGGCTGGCAGATCGCCGCCATCGGCGATTTCAATGGAGACGCCCAGAGCGATCTGGTGTTTGTGAGCACGGAAGGATTGGTGGCAGTCTGGTTGATGGATGGGATCAAGTTCGCCGACAGCGTGATTCCTTTCCGCATGCCGGCGGGATGGCAATTGATCGGCGCAGGCGATTTCAATGGCGACCGCAATACGGATTTGGTCATTCAGACCAGCAATCAGCTCTTTGCCTTCTGGTTGATGGAAAAAACCCGATTCAAAGCCGCCGTCGGCCCCTATCAATTGACCGTCGATCCGTGGAGGTTGGTCGGACCGCGATAA
- a CDS encoding DUF3500 domain-containing protein yields the protein MTTLPFLRTSLIFALASIFVVRLLALSPAEDLAGAANNFLAALTAEQRVKATFDFKSGERENWHFIPRARKGLTWKEMKPEQQHLAHALLSSALSQRGYMKATTVMSLEQVLKELEAGSGTMVRDAELYYFSVFGNPSEKEVWGYRVEGHHLSLNFTLAPGKPVAVTPSFYGANPAEIRSGPRKGLRTLAREEDLARKLVVSLSEEQRKVALYTNVAPRDIITFTNRTLNVLKPEGLAMNKLTKAQAETLWDLLQEYVRNYRPELADKELERIQNAGLEKVYFAWAGPTEPGKGHYYRIQGPTFLVEYDNTQNNANHIHAVWRDLQNDFGDDVLKRHYQEQPHK from the coding sequence ATGACAACACTCCCGTTCCTTCGCACCTCACTCATTTTCGCGCTGGCTTCCATCTTTGTAGTTCGACTGCTCGCGCTTTCGCCCGCCGAGGACCTGGCGGGAGCAGCGAACAATTTCCTCGCCGCGCTCACCGCGGAGCAGCGTGTTAAGGCCACGTTCGACTTCAAATCCGGCGAGCGCGAGAATTGGCACTTCATCCCAAGAGCCAGAAAAGGACTGACCTGGAAGGAGATGAAGCCCGAGCAACAACACCTCGCCCATGCTCTGCTCAGCAGCGCCCTCAGCCAGCGCGGCTACATGAAGGCGACCACCGTCATGAGCCTGGAGCAAGTGCTCAAGGAGTTGGAAGCCGGCAGCGGCACGATGGTTCGTGACGCCGAGCTTTATTATTTCAGTGTCTTCGGCAATCCCAGTGAGAAAGAGGTTTGGGGCTATCGCGTCGAGGGCCATCACCTCTCGCTCAACTTCACCCTTGCGCCGGGAAAACCGGTCGCCGTGACGCCCTCTTTCTACGGCGCAAACCCCGCCGAAATTCGCAGCGGCCCGCGCAAAGGTTTGCGAACGCTCGCCCGGGAAGAAGACCTGGCCCGAAAGCTGGTCGTGTCATTGAGCGAGGAACAAAGGAAGGTCGCGCTCTACACCAACGTGGCTCCCCGGGACATCATCACCTTCACCAACCGGACCTTGAATGTGCTCAAGCCCGAAGGCTTGGCGATGAACAAATTGACCAAAGCGCAGGCGGAGACGCTTTGGGATCTCCTTCAGGAGTACGTCCGCAACTATCGTCCCGAACTGGCGGACAAGGAACTCGAACGCATCCAAAACGCCGGCCTGGAAAAAGTCTATTTTGCCTGGGCCGGCCCGACTGAGCCTGGCAAGGGCCACTACTACCGCATCCAGGGGCCGACCTTCCTCGTGGAATACGACAACACGCAAAACAACGCGAACCATATCCACGCCGTCTGGCGTGATTTGCAGAACGACTTCGGCGACGACGTGTTGAAGCGGCACTACCAGGAGCAGCCGCACAAGTAA